CTTAATGATTGCATGTGCAAAAATGGGAATAGATATTTCAATTGGATGCCCTGACGGATATGAGCCAAAAGACTTTGTAACAGCTTATGTTAATGAAGTAGCTGCTAAAACGGGTGCGAAGGTTACGATTACAAAAGATCCTGTAGAGGCTGTAAAAAATGCCGATGCTATTTATGCAGACGTGTGGACAAGTATGGGACAGGAAGAAGAAGCACAGCAGCGCTTGAAAATATTTGCTCCTTATCAAGTCAATGAAGAGCTAGCTGCCCATGCGAAGTCAGACTATTTATTTCTCCACTGCTTGCCTGCGCATCGTGAAGAAGAAGTGACAGCAAGCATTATTGACGGACCAAATTCGGTTGTTTTCCAGCAGGCTGGAAATCGTATGCATGTACAAAAGGCCTTGCTTCAAGCAATTTTAGGCTAAGAAAAAAACCTTTCTGAGAATATCAGAAAGGTTTTTTTGTTTAAAGGGAATTAATTGTGGGAACACCAGTTGTATACTAAACAGAACGAAAGGTGATTTATGATGAAAGTATTAGTTGTTGGAGCAAACGGAACAACGGGAAAACAAGTGGTAGAAAAAGTCGCAAACAGCAAGCAGCATGAAGCTTATGCGATGATTCGCGACGAAAAACAAGCAGACGCTTTAAAAAAGCTGGGCGCTAACGTTGTACTTGGTGACTTGGAGCAAGATGTTTCAGATGCTTTAAGAGGTATGGATGCTGTCATATTTGCAGCAGGTTCTGGAGGACATACGGGAGACGAAAAAACAATCGCTGTGGATCAAAACGGTGCTAAAAATATCATTGATGAAGCAAAAAATCAAGGTGTGAAGCGCTTTGTTATGTTAAGTTCAATGGGAACAGATGCACCTGAACAAGGACCAGAAGGCTTACAACTTTACCTGCGTGCTAAAGCGATAGCGGATGAATACTTAAAGCAGTCTAATCTGCAATATACAATTGTACGACCAGGAACTTTATCGAATGATTCAGCTACTGGAAAAATTGATATCAATAATGATATTGAAGATAAATCTCAGACGATTCCTCGAGCAGATGTAGCAACCGTGCTTGTAGAATGCCTAAACGAAGAAGCTACGATAGGAAAAACGTTTGAAATGTTAGCCGGAGAAACTGAAATTGAACAAGCTATTAAATTTACTCATTGATACAAAAGGGCAGATCTAAAGGTCTGCTCTTTTCTGTTCTGTTCCTAATATGAAAACATCTCCATTATGAAACGGAAATCTTAAGGGAATAGTATAGGAGAACA
The genomic region above belongs to Priestia megaterium and contains:
- a CDS encoding SDR family oxidoreductase, whose product is MKVLVVGANGTTGKQVVEKVANSKQHEAYAMIRDEKQADALKKLGANVVLGDLEQDVSDALRGMDAVIFAAGSGGHTGDEKTIAVDQNGAKNIIDEAKNQGVKRFVMLSSMGTDAPEQGPEGLQLYLRAKAIADEYLKQSNLQYTIVRPGTLSNDSATGKIDINNDIEDKSQTIPRADVATVLVECLNEEATIGKTFEMLAGETEIEQAIKFTH